From one Solanum lycopersicum chromosome 12, SLM_r2.1 genomic stretch:
- the LOC101262397 gene encoding CBL-interacting serine/threonine-protein kinase 5-like, with protein sequence MEKKILFGKYETGRQLGKGTFAKVFHATNLVTGENVAIKVIKKEIVKSQAMMEQIKREISVMRLVRHPNIVELKEVMATKTKIFIVMEYVKGGELFAKVAKGRLKEDIARKYFQQLISALEFCHSCGVSHRDVKPENLLLDENENLKVTDFGLSALPEQLLNDGLLYTQCGTPAYIAPEIIRNKGYNGGKADLWSCGVVLYVLLAGCLPFQDGNLVNLYRKIFKAEYRFPPWLSTEAKRLISQILIPNPQKRISIAGIMKNRWFIKDFKMPIYNGNISSSSLLIDHEHDTISMLDKFGRSDENLKHGGMIKSPSSPALLNAFELISSMSAGANLSSLFENKKKTESIFTSRCSATIIMAKIQLLARKLNFKVARVNGSTLRLQGSCDSRPKARLLVNIEVFKVAPEVAVVKFSKISGDSQEYTKFLEEEVKPNLKDIVLTWHVEQALSDICEKEDCKIPVKCASCKDLTHNKLQDIDDITANLSSSV encoded by the coding sequence ATGGAGAAGAAAATATTGTTTGGTAAATATGAAACTGGGAGACAATTAGGCAAAGGAACGTTTGCTAAAGTCTTCCATGCAACCAACCTTGTCACTGGTGAAAATGTTGCTATCAAAGTGATCAAGAAAGAGATTGTGAAATCTCAAGCAATGATGGAGCAAATCAAGAGGGAAATATCAGTTATGCGCCTTGTTCGACACCCTAACATTGTTGAACTCAAAGAAGTCATGGCAACGAAAACAAAGATCTTCATTGTCATGGAATACGTTAAAGGTGGTGAACTCTTTGCAAAAGTAGCAAAAGGGAGGCTTAAAGAAGACATAGCTCGAAAATATTTTCAGCAGTTAATAAGTGCTCTTGAATTTTGCCACAGTTGTGGTGTTTCTCATCGTGATGTAAAACCAGAAAATCTCCTACTTGATGAAAATGAGAATTTAAAGGTAACAGATTTCGGTCTATCGGCTTTGCCAGAGCAATTGCTGAATGATGGTCTTCTATACACTCAGTGTGGAACTCCAGCCTATATTGCACCTGAAATAATACGAAATAAAGGTTATAATGGTGGCAAGGCTGATCTTTGGTCCTGCGGAGTCGTATTATATGTTCTTCTAGCAGGGTGTTTACCTTTTCAAGATGGTAATCTTGTGAATCTGTATAGAAAGATTTTTAAAGCAGAATATAGATTCCCCCCTTGGTTATCAACAGAAGCAAAGCGTTTAATATCACAAATATTAATCCCTAATCCACAAAAAAGGATAAGTATAGCTGGAATAATGAAAAACCGTTGgtttataaaagattttaaaatgcCAATTTATAATGGAAatatttcatcatcatcattattaattGATCATGAACACGATACAATATCTATGTTAGATAAATTTGGAAGATCTGACGAAAACTTAAAACATGGAGGGATGATAAAATCACCCTCTTCACCAGCGTTATTGAATGCTTTTGAATTGATCTCATCTATGTCAGCTGGTGCGAATTTATCAAGCTTGTTTgagaacaagaaaaaaacaGAGTCCATTTTCACATCGAGGTGTTCAGCCACAATCATCATGGCCAAGATTCAATTGTTGGCTaggaaattgaattttaaagttGCAAGGGTTAATGGATCAACATTGAGGCTGCAAGGTTCTTGTGATAGTAGGCCAAAAGCACGTTTATTGGTGAACATCGAGGTGTTCAAAGTGGCTCCGGAAGTGGCTGTGGTTAAGTTTTCAAAAATCTCAGGGGATTCACAAGAGTATACAAAGTTTTTGGAGGAGGAGGTGAAACCAAACTTAAAGGACATTGTTTTGACATGGCATGTTGAGCAAGCGTTAAGTGATATTTGTGAAAAGGAAGACTGTAAAATTCCAGTCAAGTGTGCTAGTTGCAAGGATTTGACTCATAATAAACTACAAGACATTGACGATATAACTGCTAATTTGTCATCCAGCGTGtga